A genomic segment from Glycine soja cultivar W05 chromosome 18, ASM419377v2, whole genome shotgun sequence encodes:
- the LOC114395176 gene encoding transmembrane emp24 domain-containing protein p24beta2-like → MVIFSSLNAVLGIRFVIDREDCFSHNVQYEGDRVQASFVVIKIDTSWQYTNDGVDLSVKGPSGETIKEFHDMTSEIFEFVARDNGPHRFCFTNKSPYHETIDFDVHSNHVHFTDQHAKDEHLTPLLDQITKLEHALFNIQYEQHWLEAQTERQAIVSNALSSRTLHKAILESMALMGASALQVYLLRRLFERKLAI, encoded by the exons ATGGTAATCTTTTCCAGCCTGAATGCAGTGCTTGGGATCAGATTTGTGATTGACAGAGAAGACTGTTTCTCTCATAATGTTCAATATGAAGGGGATAGAGTCCAGGCTTCATTTGTTGTGATCAAGATTGATACATCTTGGCAATATACTAATGATGGTGTAGACCTTTCG GTGAAGGGACCTTCTGGTGAAACAATTAAAGAATTTCATGACATGACAAGTGAAATATTCGAATTTGTGGCTCGAGACAATGGACCTCATCGCTTCTGCTTCACCAACAAGTCTCCCTATCATGAaacaattgattttgatgtCCATTCTAACCACGTTCATTTCACTGATCAGCATGCAAAAGATG AGCATTTAACTCCTTTGTTAGATCAGATAACGAAGTTAGAGCATGCACTTTTCAACATTCAGTATGAACAGCATTGGCTTGAGGCTCAGACAGAACGCCAGGCAATAG TAAGCAATGCATTGAGCTCCAGAACACTTCACAAGGCCATACTTGAATCAATGGCACTAATGGGAGCCAGCGCCCTCCAAGTTTATCTTCTTCGTCGCCTCTTTGAAAGAAAGCTTGCAATATAG
- the LOC114395175 gene encoding nudix hydrolase 20, chloroplastic-like — MATFFCLCKFATFSNISSRTFSSFLPSKTSIYHSLSSSSATFSFTWDDAFRISQPQTATQHRSTYLQAFFHKVQLCNRAPEKQSEFLPFIIEDHVVGFIHNGFVEHLRGFGNVFIFPKDKYNGGLYGDFVSLHPMLKTAEERTSAVGYVVERLGEEHIPGIRNELYPVISSFGAQIFFSLERAAAPYFGIKVYGTQMNGYVELDGQKHLWIGKRSGTKSTYPGMLDELVAGGLPHGINCQQNLAKECEEEAGIPRSISVNAIPVGAVSYKDIDGYRYKRDVLFCYDLKLPKDFIPKNKDGEVDSFKLIPVTQVAEIIRKTQFFKANCALVIIDFLFRHGYITPEYDGYLDLLRSLRIGDCS, encoded by the exons ATGGCAACGTTTTTCTGCCTATGCAAGTTTGCTACGTTCAGCAACATTAGCTCACGAACCTTCTCTTCGTTCTTACCCTCCAAAACTTCTATCTACCACAGCTTGTCCTCTTCTTCTGCAACATTCTCATTCACATGGGACGATGCCTTTCGCATATCTCAACCTCAAACTGCCACACAACACCGCTCAACTTATCTCCAAGCCTTCTTCCACAAAGTTCAACTGTGCAACCGTGCTCCT GAGAAACAATCTGAATTCCTTCCATTTATCATTGAGGACCACGTTGTTGGATTCATTCACAATGG GTTTGTTGAGCATTTGAGAGGCTTTGGGAATGTGTTCATTTTCcccaaagataaatataatggaGGCCTCTACGGAGACTTTGTTTCTTTGCATCCAATGCTAAAGACAGCTGAGGAAAGAACCAGTGCAGTTGGATATGTAGTAGAACGTTTGGGAGAGGAGCATATTCCAGGGATACGGAATGAg CTTTACCCTGTGATATCATCATTTGGTGCACagattttcttttcattagAACGTGCTGCAGCTCCTTATTTTGGCATAAAG GTTTATGGAACCCAGATGAATGGCTATGTTGAGCTGGATGGGCAGAAGCACCTATGGATAGGGAAGAGAAGTGGTACAAAATCCACATATCCTGGAATGCTTGATGAACTAGTTGCAGGAGGACTG CCGCATGGAATCAATTGTCAGCAGAATCTTGCAAAGGAATGTGAAGAGGAAGCAGGAATACCTAGATCTATCTCTGTCAA CGCCATACCGGTTGGTGCTGTTTCATACAAAGACATTGATGGATATAGATACAAGAGAGATGTTCTGTTCTGTTATGATCTAAAACTTCCAAAAGATTTCATTCCGAAAAATAAAG aTGGAGAAGTTGATAGCTTCAAGTTGATCCCTGTTACACAAGTTGCAGAAATCATACGCAAGACACAGTTTTTCAAGGCAAATTGCGCTCTTGTAATCATTGATTTCCTGTTTCGACATGG ATACATCACTCCTGAATATGATGGATATTTGGATCTCCTACGAAGCTTAAGAATAGGAGATTGCTCCTGA
- the LOC114395177 gene encoding protein NOI4-like gives MSEKGRPLPKFGEWDVNDPTSAEGFTVIFNKARDEKKTGGNPDSPGKTATDPHSKPAVEPGKTQTKKWFCCMQNPSAES, from the exons ATGTCG GAAAAGGGCCGGCCACTTCCAAAATTTGGTGAATGGGATGTCAATGATCCAACCTCAGCTGAGGGGTTCACAGTGATTTTTAATAAGGCCAGGGATGAGAAAAAGACAGGTGGCAACCCAGATTCACCAGGAAAGACTGCCACTGATCCTCATAGCAAACCTGCAGTAGAGCCTGGCAAAACTCAAACT AAAAAATGGTTTTGCTGCATGCAAAACCCTTCTGCCGAATCATAG